The Carassius auratus strain Wakin chromosome 5, ASM336829v1, whole genome shotgun sequence genome includes a window with the following:
- the LOC113074291 gene encoding ectonucleoside triphosphate diphosphohydrolase 2-like: protein MASMGNQQQCQIITATAALFLAICGILLLVVPTEDVKEPPEFMYGIVLDAGSSHTAMFIYKWPADKQNGTGIVSQHSECHAKGGGISSYAGSRGGAARSLEECMEQAMQKIPKSRHKLTPLYLGATAGMRLLNISKPKESDEVLKEVGDKLKTYPFSFKGASILSGQEEGAYGWVTVNYLLENYIKYGFVGQWLSPGRDTVGALDFGGASTQITFETKQRVENKDNLMKLRLYGRDYQIYTQSFLCYGRDQVLLRLLALLIKTQGSDRSIVHPCYPAGHNDSIKLSTVFDTPCNERQSPSIPDVELQIKGTGNYDQCLGNVSHLFSFNNCSYSRCSFDKVFQPNITGNFMAFSAFFYTHSFLQQATGISIKSPEHLENAARMVCNMSFQEMNNKVQGQESRLKDYCAVSAFVRVLLLRGYGFDDLSFPHISFQKKAGDTSVGWSLGYMLNLSNLLPAEDVLLKKTLRSSAWGALITLFCFLLIMALYFLLRAIHKKGTDTGI from the exons ATGGCATCCATGGGTAACCAACAGCAGTGCCAGATCATTACTGCGACTGCGGCTCTGTTTCTGGCAATATGTGGCATTCTTCTGCTCGTCGTACCCACCGAAGACGTTAAAGAGCCCCCGGAGTTTAtg TATGGAATAGTCCTGGATGCTGGATCCTCTCATACGGCCATGTTCATCTACAAATGGCCAGCAGACAAGCAGAACGGTACCGGCATAGTCAGTCAACACAGCGAGTGTCATGCCAAGG GAGGCGGGATCTCCAGTTATGCAGGTAGCAGAGGAGGAGCAGCCCGTAGTCTTGAGGAATGCATGGAACAAGCCATGCAGAAGATCCCCAAGTCAAGACACAAACTCACCCCTTTGTATCTTGGGGCAACGGCAGGCATGAGACTACTGAA TATTTCTAAACCCAAAGAATCAGATGAGGTTTTGAAAGAAGTGGGAGACAAACTGAAGACCTACCCATTCAGCTTCAAAGGGGCCAGTATCTTGAGTGGTCAAGAGGAGGGGGCTTATGGATGGGTCACGGTCAACTACCTGCTTGAGAATTACATCAAG TATGGTTTTGTGGGACAATGGCTGTCTCCAGGCAGAGACACGGTTGGTGCTCTGGACTTTGGTGGAGCTTCTACTCAGATCACCTTTGAAACAAAACAGAGGGTGGAGAACAAGGACAATCTGATGAAACTGCGGCTGTACGGACGAGACTATCAGATTTACACTCAGAGCTTTCTGTGTTATGGGAGAGACCAGGTGTTACTCAGACTGCTGGCACTTCTGATTAAG ACTCAGGGTTCAGACCGCTCCATAGTTCACCCCTGCTATCCTGCAGGTCACAATGACTCCATAAAGCTGAGCACTGTGTTTGATACTCCATGCAATGAAAGACAATCTCCCTCTATACCTGATGTTGAGCTGCAAATCAAAGGCACAGGAAACTACGATCAGTGCCTGGGAAATGTTTCTCATCTCTTTTCTTTTAACAATTGTTCTTATTCCAGATGCTCTTTTGACAAAGTCTTCCAGCCCAACATTACTGGAAATTTTATG gcattttctgcatttttctaCACCCATTCCTTTCTTCAGCAAGCAACGGGCATCAGCATCAAGTCCCCAGAACATTTAGAGAACGCTGCCCGTATGGTCTGCAACATGAGCTTTCAGGAG ATGAATAATAAGGTTCAGGGTCAGGAAAGCCGTCTGAAGGACTACTGTGCAGTCTCTGCTTTTGTGCGGGTGCTACTGCTCAGGGGATATGGCTTTGATGATCTCTCCTTCCCGCACATCTCCTTCCAGAAGAAG GCAGGAGACACGTCTGTCGGCTGGTCCCTTGGCTACATGCTAAACCTAAGCAACCTGCTGCCTGCTGAAgatgttttactgaagaaaacaCTGCGCTCAAGTGCCTGGGGTGCTCTGATTACCCTTTTTTGCTTTCTTCTTATTATGGCACTATATTTTTTGTTGCGAGCCATTCATAAGAAAGGCACTGACACTGGCATTTAA
- the LOC113074296 gene encoding glutamate receptor ionotropic, NMDA 1 isoform X2: protein MRLVLFAFLISCSCARGGCEPKTVNIGAVLSQKRYEQVFKDAVTQANNIYGKDKFKMNAISVTHKPNAIQMALSVCEDLISNQVYAILVSHPPQSNDHLTPTPVSYTAGFYRIPVVGLTTRMSIYSDKSIHLSFLRTVPPYSHQAQVWFDMMREFQWNHIILIVSDDHEGRAAQKRLETLLEERETKAEKVLLFSQDTNLTALLQEAKELEARVIILSASEDEAAAIYKAARQLNMTGSGYVWLVGEREMSGKALSEAPDGLLGLQLINGKNESAHIYDAVAVVAQSIQELFEKENITEPPRGCVGNTNIWKTGPLFKRVLMSSKYPDGLTGRVEFNDDGDRRFAHYSILNYQKTRLVQVGVYNGSQVVMNTQRKIIWPGGETEKPKGYQMSTRLKIVTIHQEPFVYVKPTLRDGTCKEEYTVNGVLIKKVICTGPNETIPGRPTVPQCCYGFCIDLLIKLAMTMNFTYEVHLVADGKFGTQERVNNSNKKEWNGMMGELLSGLADMIVAPLTINNERAQYIEFSKPFKYQGLTILVKKEIPRSTLDSFMQPFQSTLWLLVGLSVHVVAVMLYLLDRFSPFGRFKVNSEEEEEDALTLSSAMWFSWGVLLNSGIGEGAPRSFSARILGMVWAGFAMIIVASYTANLAAFLVLDRPEERITGINDPRLRNPSDKFIYATVKQSSVDIYFRRQVELSTMYRHMEKHNYESAAEAIQAVRDNKLHAFIWDSAVLEFEASQKCDLVTTGELFFRSGFGIGMRKDSPWKQNVSLAILSSHENGFMEDLDKTWVRYQECDSRSNAPATLTFENMAGVFMLVAGGIVAGIFLIFIEIAYKRHKDARRKQMQLAFAAVNVWRKNLQPYPTDITGQLNLSDPSVSTVV, encoded by the exons ATGCGTCTGGTTCTGTTCGCTTTCCTCATCTCGTGCTCCTGTGCGAGAGGCGGATGCGAACCCAAGACTGTGAATATCGGGGCTGTCCTGAGCCAGAAGAGATATGAACAAGTGTTCAAAGACGCTGTCACCCAAGCCAACAACATATACGGCAAAGACAAGTTCAAGATGAATGCCATTTCAGTCACCCATAAGCCAAACGCGATCCAGATGGCACTCTCCGTGTGTGAGGATCTCATCTCTAACCAG GTGTATGCGATCTTGGTGAGCCACCCACCCCAGTCCAACGACCATCTGACTCCCACTCCAGTGTCCTACACAGCTGGTTTTTACCGTATCCCTGTAGTGGGCCTCACCACTCGCATGTCCATCTACTCCGATAAG AGCATCCACCTCTCCTTCCTGCGCACGGTGCCACCCTATTCCCACCAAGCCCAAGTGTGGTTTGACATGATGCGTGAGTTCCAGTGGAATCACATCATCCTGATTGTGAGTGATGACCATGAGGGCAGAGCAGCACAAAAAAGACTAGAAACCCTGCTGGAGGAGAGGGAGACGAAG GCAGAGAAAGTGCTCCTGTTCAGCCAAGACACAAATCTGACGGCTCTGCTCCAGGAAGCCAAAGAGCTAGAGGCCCGAGTTATCATCCTGTCTGCAAG TGAAGACGAAGCTGCAGCCATTTACAAAGCGGCACGCCAGCTCAATATGACAGGCTCTGGTTATGTATGGCTGGTTGGAGAAAGGGAGATGTCTGGTAAAGCACTGAGTGAAGCCCCAGATG GCTTGCTCGGCCTTCAGCTTATCAATGGCAAGAACGAGTCTGCGCACATCTACGATGCCGTGGCTGTGGTGGCCCAGTCCATTCAGGAGCTCTTTGAGAAGGAGAATATCACAGAGCCTCCTCGAGGCTGTGTTGGCAATACAAACATCTGGAAGACTGGCCCACTCTTCAAACG AGTGCTGATGTCATCCAAGTATCCAGATGGCCTGACAGGCCGCGTGGAGTTTAATGATGACGGAGACAGGAGGTTCGCCCACTACAGCATTCTGAACTACCAGAAAACCCGGCTTGTGCAAGTGGGCGTCTACAATGGCTCACAA GTTGTAATGAACACTCAGAGGAAGATTATTTGGCCAGGAGGAGAGACTGAAAAGCCAAAAGGCTATCAAATGTCAACACGATTGAAG ATTGTCACCATTCATCAAGAGCCCTTTGTCTATGTGAAACCAACACTACGAGATGGAACATGTAAGGAAGAGTACACTGTAAATGGAGTCCTGATCAAAAAAGTGATCTGCACTGGCCCTAATGAGACCATTCCAG GTCGCCCCACAGTGCCTCAGTGTTGCTATGGGTTCTGCATTGACCTTTTAATCAAGCTTGCAATGACAATGAACTTCACCTATGAAGTGCATCTAGTCGCCGATGGCAAATTTGGCACTCAGGAGCGT GTAAATAACAGCAACAAGAAGGAGTGGAATGGCATGATGGGAGAGCTCCTGAGTGGCTTGGCAGACATGATTGTGGCTCCACTTACAATCAACAATGAACGAGCCCAGTATATAGAGTTCTCAAAACCGTTCAAGTACCAGGGGCTCACAATACTTGTCAAAAAG GAAATACCACGCAGTACACTGGACTCGTTCATGCAGCCTTTTCAGAGCACCCTGTGGTTACTGGTGGGTCTATCGGTCCATGTTGTGGCGGTGATGCTCTACCTATTAGACCGTTTCAG CCCGTTTGGAAGATTTAAAGTAAATagtgaagaggaagaagaagacgCCCTCACCTTATCCTCTGCTATGTGGTTCTCCTGGGGTGTACTTCTGAACTCCGGCATTGGAGAAG GTGCCCCTCGGAGCTTTTCAGCAAGGATTTTAGGTATGGTGTGGGCTGGTTTTGCTATGATTATAGTTGCATCTTATACTGCCAATTTGGCAGCCTTCCTAGTGCTGGATCGGCCTGAGGAGCGCATTACCGGCATCAACGACCCTAGG CTGCGAAACCCATCAGACAAGTTCATCTACGCCACAGTGAAGCAGAGCTCTGTGGACATTTACTTCCGGCGCCAAGTTGAGCTAAGCACCATGTACCGCCACATGGAAAAGCACAACTACGAGAGCGCTGCTGAAGCCATCCAGGCTGTGCGAGACAA CAAACTCCACGCGTTTATATGGGATTCAGCAGTGTTGGAGTTTGAGGCCTCGCAGAAATGTGACCTGGTCACCACAGGCGAGCTATTTTTCCGCTCTGGATTTGGTATCGGGATGCGTAAAGACAGCCCATGGAAGCAAAATGTCTCACTGGCCATCCTCAG TTCCCATGAGAATGGCTTCATGGAGGACTTGGATAAAACCTGGGTCCGTTATCAGGAGTGTGACTCCAGAAGCAATGCACCAGCCACACTCACATTTGAGAATATGGCAG GCGTGTTTATGTTGGTGGCTGGTGGTATCGTTGCCGGGATCTTCCTCATCTTCATTGAGATTGCATACAAACGACACAAGGATGCGCGCAGGAAGCAGATGCAGCTGGCTTTTGCAGCAGTTAACGTCTGGAGGAAGAACTTACAG CCATATCCTACGGACATTACCGGCCAGCTCAACCTGTCAGACCCCTCTGTGAGCACAGTGGTGTGA
- the LOC113074296 gene encoding glutamate receptor ionotropic, NMDA 1 isoform X1, which produces MRLVLFAFLISCSCARGGCEPKTVNIGAVLSQKRYEQVFKDAVTQANNIYGKDKFKMNAISVTHKPNAIQMALSVCEDLISNQVYAILVSHPPQSNDHLTPTPVSYTAGFYRIPVVGLTTRMSIYSDKSIHLSFLRTVPPYSHQAQVWFDMMREFQWNHIILIVSDDHEGRAAQKRLETLLEERETKNKNRNYENLDQLSFDNKRGPKAEKVLLFSQDTNLTALLQEAKELEARVIILSASEDEAAAIYKAARQLNMTGSGYVWLVGEREMSGKALSEAPDGLLGLQLINGKNESAHIYDAVAVVAQSIQELFEKENITEPPRGCVGNTNIWKTGPLFKRVLMSSKYPDGLTGRVEFNDDGDRRFAHYSILNYQKTRLVQVGVYNGSQVVMNTQRKIIWPGGETEKPKGYQMSTRLKIVTIHQEPFVYVKPTLRDGTCKEEYTVNGVLIKKVICTGPNETIPGRPTVPQCCYGFCIDLLIKLAMTMNFTYEVHLVADGKFGTQERVNNSNKKEWNGMMGELLSGLADMIVAPLTINNERAQYIEFSKPFKYQGLTILVKKEIPRSTLDSFMQPFQSTLWLLVGLSVHVVAVMLYLLDRFSPFGRFKVNSEEEEEDALTLSSAMWFSWGVLLNSGIGEGAPRSFSARILGMVWAGFAMIIVASYTANLAAFLVLDRPEERITGINDPRLRNPSDKFIYATVKQSSVDIYFRRQVELSTMYRHMEKHNYESAAEAIQAVRDNKLHAFIWDSAVLEFEASQKCDLVTTGELFFRSGFGIGMRKDSPWKQNVSLAILSSHENGFMEDLDKTWVRYQECDSRSNAPATLTFENMAGVFMLVAGGIVAGIFLIFIEIAYKRHKDARRKQMQLAFAAVNVWRKNLQPYPTDITGQLNLSDPSVSTVV; this is translated from the exons ATGCGTCTGGTTCTGTTCGCTTTCCTCATCTCGTGCTCCTGTGCGAGAGGCGGATGCGAACCCAAGACTGTGAATATCGGGGCTGTCCTGAGCCAGAAGAGATATGAACAAGTGTTCAAAGACGCTGTCACCCAAGCCAACAACATATACGGCAAAGACAAGTTCAAGATGAATGCCATTTCAGTCACCCATAAGCCAAACGCGATCCAGATGGCACTCTCCGTGTGTGAGGATCTCATCTCTAACCAG GTGTATGCGATCTTGGTGAGCCACCCACCCCAGTCCAACGACCATCTGACTCCCACTCCAGTGTCCTACACAGCTGGTTTTTACCGTATCCCTGTAGTGGGCCTCACCACTCGCATGTCCATCTACTCCGATAAG AGCATCCACCTCTCCTTCCTGCGCACGGTGCCACCCTATTCCCACCAAGCCCAAGTGTGGTTTGACATGATGCGTGAGTTCCAGTGGAATCACATCATCCTGATTGTGAGTGATGACCATGAGGGCAGAGCAGCACAAAAAAGACTAGAAACCCTGCTGGAGGAGAGGGAGACGAAG AATAAAAACAGGAACTATGAAAACCTCGACCAACTGTCCTTTGACAACAAGCGAGGACCCAAG GCAGAGAAAGTGCTCCTGTTCAGCCAAGACACAAATCTGACGGCTCTGCTCCAGGAAGCCAAAGAGCTAGAGGCCCGAGTTATCATCCTGTCTGCAAG TGAAGACGAAGCTGCAGCCATTTACAAAGCGGCACGCCAGCTCAATATGACAGGCTCTGGTTATGTATGGCTGGTTGGAGAAAGGGAGATGTCTGGTAAAGCACTGAGTGAAGCCCCAGATG GCTTGCTCGGCCTTCAGCTTATCAATGGCAAGAACGAGTCTGCGCACATCTACGATGCCGTGGCTGTGGTGGCCCAGTCCATTCAGGAGCTCTTTGAGAAGGAGAATATCACAGAGCCTCCTCGAGGCTGTGTTGGCAATACAAACATCTGGAAGACTGGCCCACTCTTCAAACG AGTGCTGATGTCATCCAAGTATCCAGATGGCCTGACAGGCCGCGTGGAGTTTAATGATGACGGAGACAGGAGGTTCGCCCACTACAGCATTCTGAACTACCAGAAAACCCGGCTTGTGCAAGTGGGCGTCTACAATGGCTCACAA GTTGTAATGAACACTCAGAGGAAGATTATTTGGCCAGGAGGAGAGACTGAAAAGCCAAAAGGCTATCAAATGTCAACACGATTGAAG ATTGTCACCATTCATCAAGAGCCCTTTGTCTATGTGAAACCAACACTACGAGATGGAACATGTAAGGAAGAGTACACTGTAAATGGAGTCCTGATCAAAAAAGTGATCTGCACTGGCCCTAATGAGACCATTCCAG GTCGCCCCACAGTGCCTCAGTGTTGCTATGGGTTCTGCATTGACCTTTTAATCAAGCTTGCAATGACAATGAACTTCACCTATGAAGTGCATCTAGTCGCCGATGGCAAATTTGGCACTCAGGAGCGT GTAAATAACAGCAACAAGAAGGAGTGGAATGGCATGATGGGAGAGCTCCTGAGTGGCTTGGCAGACATGATTGTGGCTCCACTTACAATCAACAATGAACGAGCCCAGTATATAGAGTTCTCAAAACCGTTCAAGTACCAGGGGCTCACAATACTTGTCAAAAAG GAAATACCACGCAGTACACTGGACTCGTTCATGCAGCCTTTTCAGAGCACCCTGTGGTTACTGGTGGGTCTATCGGTCCATGTTGTGGCGGTGATGCTCTACCTATTAGACCGTTTCAG CCCGTTTGGAAGATTTAAAGTAAATagtgaagaggaagaagaagacgCCCTCACCTTATCCTCTGCTATGTGGTTCTCCTGGGGTGTACTTCTGAACTCCGGCATTGGAGAAG GTGCCCCTCGGAGCTTTTCAGCAAGGATTTTAGGTATGGTGTGGGCTGGTTTTGCTATGATTATAGTTGCATCTTATACTGCCAATTTGGCAGCCTTCCTAGTGCTGGATCGGCCTGAGGAGCGCATTACCGGCATCAACGACCCTAGG CTGCGAAACCCATCAGACAAGTTCATCTACGCCACAGTGAAGCAGAGCTCTGTGGACATTTACTTCCGGCGCCAAGTTGAGCTAAGCACCATGTACCGCCACATGGAAAAGCACAACTACGAGAGCGCTGCTGAAGCCATCCAGGCTGTGCGAGACAA CAAACTCCACGCGTTTATATGGGATTCAGCAGTGTTGGAGTTTGAGGCCTCGCAGAAATGTGACCTGGTCACCACAGGCGAGCTATTTTTCCGCTCTGGATTTGGTATCGGGATGCGTAAAGACAGCCCATGGAAGCAAAATGTCTCACTGGCCATCCTCAG TTCCCATGAGAATGGCTTCATGGAGGACTTGGATAAAACCTGGGTCCGTTATCAGGAGTGTGACTCCAGAAGCAATGCACCAGCCACACTCACATTTGAGAATATGGCAG GCGTGTTTATGTTGGTGGCTGGTGGTATCGTTGCCGGGATCTTCCTCATCTTCATTGAGATTGCATACAAACGACACAAGGATGCGCGCAGGAAGCAGATGCAGCTGGCTTTTGCAGCAGTTAACGTCTGGAGGAAGAACTTACAG CCATATCCTACGGACATTACCGGCCAGCTCAACCTGTCAGACCCCTCTGTGAGCACAGTGGTGTGA
- the LOC113074296 gene encoding glutamate receptor ionotropic, NMDA 1 isoform X3, whose product MRLVLFAFLISCSCARGGCEPKTVNIGAVLSQKRYEQVFKDAVTQANNIYGKDKFKMNAISVTHKPNAIQMALSVCEDLISNQVYAILVSHPPQSNDHLTPTPVSYTAGFYRIPVVGLTTRMSIYSDKSIHLSFLRTVPPYSHQAQVWFDMMREFQWNHIILIVSDDHEGRAAQKRLETLLEERETKNKNRNYENLDQLSFDNKRGPKAEKVLLFSQDTNLTALLQEAKELEARVIILSASEDEAAAIYKAARQLNMTGSGYVWLVGEREMSGKALSEAPDGLLGLQLINGKNESAHIYDAVAVVAQSIQELFEKENITEPPRGCVGNTNIWKTGPLFKRVLMSSKYPDGLTGRVEFNDDGDRRFAHYSILNYQKTRLVQVGVYNGSQVVMNTQRKIIWPGGETEKPKGYQMSTRLKIVTIHQEPFVYVKPTLRDGTCKEEYTVNGVLIKKVICTGPNETIPGRPTVPQCCYGFCIDLLIKLAMTMNFTYEVHLVADGKFGTQERVNNSNKKEWNGMMGELLSGLADMIVAPLTINNERAQYIEFSKPFKYQGLTILVKKEIPRSTLDSFMQPFQSTLWLLVGLSVHVVAVMLYLLDRFSPFGRFKVNSEEEEEDALTLSSAMWFSWGVLLNSGIGEGAPRSFSARILGMVWAGFAMIIVASYTANLAAFLVLDRPEERITGINDPRLRNPSDKFIYATVKQSSVDIYFRRQVELSTMYRHMEKHNYESAAEAIQAVRDNKLHAFIWDSAVLEFEASQKCDLVTTGELFFRSGFGIGMRKDSPWKQNVSLAILSSHENGFMEDLDKTWVRYQECDSRSNAPATLTFENMAGVFMLVAGGIVAGIFLIFIEIAYKRHKDARRKQMQLAFAAVNVWRKNLQDRKSGIAEPDPKKKASFRSISTNLASNIKRRRSSKDTPYPTDITGQLNLSDPSVSTVV is encoded by the exons ATGCGTCTGGTTCTGTTCGCTTTCCTCATCTCGTGCTCCTGTGCGAGAGGCGGATGCGAACCCAAGACTGTGAATATCGGGGCTGTCCTGAGCCAGAAGAGATATGAACAAGTGTTCAAAGACGCTGTCACCCAAGCCAACAACATATACGGCAAAGACAAGTTCAAGATGAATGCCATTTCAGTCACCCATAAGCCAAACGCGATCCAGATGGCACTCTCCGTGTGTGAGGATCTCATCTCTAACCAG GTGTATGCGATCTTGGTGAGCCACCCACCCCAGTCCAACGACCATCTGACTCCCACTCCAGTGTCCTACACAGCTGGTTTTTACCGTATCCCTGTAGTGGGCCTCACCACTCGCATGTCCATCTACTCCGATAAG AGCATCCACCTCTCCTTCCTGCGCACGGTGCCACCCTATTCCCACCAAGCCCAAGTGTGGTTTGACATGATGCGTGAGTTCCAGTGGAATCACATCATCCTGATTGTGAGTGATGACCATGAGGGCAGAGCAGCACAAAAAAGACTAGAAACCCTGCTGGAGGAGAGGGAGACGAAG AATAAAAACAGGAACTATGAAAACCTCGACCAACTGTCCTTTGACAACAAGCGAGGACCCAAG GCAGAGAAAGTGCTCCTGTTCAGCCAAGACACAAATCTGACGGCTCTGCTCCAGGAAGCCAAAGAGCTAGAGGCCCGAGTTATCATCCTGTCTGCAAG TGAAGACGAAGCTGCAGCCATTTACAAAGCGGCACGCCAGCTCAATATGACAGGCTCTGGTTATGTATGGCTGGTTGGAGAAAGGGAGATGTCTGGTAAAGCACTGAGTGAAGCCCCAGATG GCTTGCTCGGCCTTCAGCTTATCAATGGCAAGAACGAGTCTGCGCACATCTACGATGCCGTGGCTGTGGTGGCCCAGTCCATTCAGGAGCTCTTTGAGAAGGAGAATATCACAGAGCCTCCTCGAGGCTGTGTTGGCAATACAAACATCTGGAAGACTGGCCCACTCTTCAAACG AGTGCTGATGTCATCCAAGTATCCAGATGGCCTGACAGGCCGCGTGGAGTTTAATGATGACGGAGACAGGAGGTTCGCCCACTACAGCATTCTGAACTACCAGAAAACCCGGCTTGTGCAAGTGGGCGTCTACAATGGCTCACAA GTTGTAATGAACACTCAGAGGAAGATTATTTGGCCAGGAGGAGAGACTGAAAAGCCAAAAGGCTATCAAATGTCAACACGATTGAAG ATTGTCACCATTCATCAAGAGCCCTTTGTCTATGTGAAACCAACACTACGAGATGGAACATGTAAGGAAGAGTACACTGTAAATGGAGTCCTGATCAAAAAAGTGATCTGCACTGGCCCTAATGAGACCATTCCAG GTCGCCCCACAGTGCCTCAGTGTTGCTATGGGTTCTGCATTGACCTTTTAATCAAGCTTGCAATGACAATGAACTTCACCTATGAAGTGCATCTAGTCGCCGATGGCAAATTTGGCACTCAGGAGCGT GTAAATAACAGCAACAAGAAGGAGTGGAATGGCATGATGGGAGAGCTCCTGAGTGGCTTGGCAGACATGATTGTGGCTCCACTTACAATCAACAATGAACGAGCCCAGTATATAGAGTTCTCAAAACCGTTCAAGTACCAGGGGCTCACAATACTTGTCAAAAAG GAAATACCACGCAGTACACTGGACTCGTTCATGCAGCCTTTTCAGAGCACCCTGTGGTTACTGGTGGGTCTATCGGTCCATGTTGTGGCGGTGATGCTCTACCTATTAGACCGTTTCAG CCCGTTTGGAAGATTTAAAGTAAATagtgaagaggaagaagaagacgCCCTCACCTTATCCTCTGCTATGTGGTTCTCCTGGGGTGTACTTCTGAACTCCGGCATTGGAGAAG GTGCCCCTCGGAGCTTTTCAGCAAGGATTTTAGGTATGGTGTGGGCTGGTTTTGCTATGATTATAGTTGCATCTTATACTGCCAATTTGGCAGCCTTCCTAGTGCTGGATCGGCCTGAGGAGCGCATTACCGGCATCAACGACCCTAGG CTGCGAAACCCATCAGACAAGTTCATCTACGCCACAGTGAAGCAGAGCTCTGTGGACATTTACTTCCGGCGCCAAGTTGAGCTAAGCACCATGTACCGCCACATGGAAAAGCACAACTACGAGAGCGCTGCTGAAGCCATCCAGGCTGTGCGAGACAA CAAACTCCACGCGTTTATATGGGATTCAGCAGTGTTGGAGTTTGAGGCCTCGCAGAAATGTGACCTGGTCACCACAGGCGAGCTATTTTTCCGCTCTGGATTTGGTATCGGGATGCGTAAAGACAGCCCATGGAAGCAAAATGTCTCACTGGCCATCCTCAG TTCCCATGAGAATGGCTTCATGGAGGACTTGGATAAAACCTGGGTCCGTTATCAGGAGTGTGACTCCAGAAGCAATGCACCAGCCACACTCACATTTGAGAATATGGCAG GCGTGTTTATGTTGGTGGCTGGTGGTATCGTTGCCGGGATCTTCCTCATCTTCATTGAGATTGCATACAAACGACACAAGGATGCGCGCAGGAAGCAGATGCAGCTGGCTTTTGCAGCAGTTAACGTCTGGAGGAAGAACTTACAG gaTAGGAAAAGTGGTATAGCAGAACCCGACCCCAAAAAGAAAGCCTCTTTTAGGTCCATCAGTACCAACCTGGCCTCCAACATCAAGAGACGTAGGTCGTCCAAAGACACG CCATATCCTACGGACATTACCGGCCAGCTCAACCTGTCAGACCCCTCTGTGAGCACAGTGGTGTGA